ATCGGGCTGAGGCGAAGAGCTGTGGCAGGTCTGCCAGTCCGGGCTGCGGACCCAGCTCGCGGCCGGCTTCGGTGTTGCGCAGGGAGCCCAGCATGCTGCGCATCTCGGTCATGGCGCGGCGGGAGTTCGCGGCGATGTCATCAAATTCCTGCTTCAGTTCATCGCTGAGGCCGGGGTGTCGGTAGCTGGCGGTGGTTGCCTGCACCACCACAACGGACATGCCGTGGGCCACCACATCGTGGAGTTCCCGGGCAATGCGTGTGCGTTCCTCGGCCAGCCGGCGTCGGGACTGCTGTTCGGCGCTGACAGAGCGTTCAGCAGCCAATTCGACTCTCAGGTGCTGCCATTGCTGCGCCACGACGGCCGCCACCATGAGGCCGCCCGAGACTGCCGCGAAGATGACCACATTGATTTGGGCGCCTTCCGACTGGCCGCCGGGCATGGTGACGTAGTTCGAGAGCACGCCAACCACCACGCTGGCCAGCCATGCACCGGCGGACACCATCCAGTGCGCCCGCAGCCCCGCCACGCAGATCACGAAGACCTGGGTGATCATGGCAACGACGCTGAACGGCATGGGGGCCGCCCCCACCGGCTGCGACACCAGCGGCATGACAGCCATCGGCACTAGTGACACCAGGGTGCCTGCCACCGGCCGCGCGGCGGTCAGGCCCAGGGAGGCTGAATGCAGGATGGCCATTCCCAGCGCAAAGGGCAGTGCCATATGGTACAAATTCATGTTCAGCGGGGCGCCCACCGCCAACAGCGCAATGCAGACGGCGGCCGTGCCCAGCCACACCCAGCTGAGCCCCTTCAACCGCCACAAGGTCACGGTGGTGAAGGGTGCCGGTGTTTCTGCGGCGTCGGCCTTTGCATCCATAGGAGTCTGACCCTTAGCTATTTGCGTACCCGTCAAAATCTGCTTCGGCGGTGGGGCCGTCGGCGTCAAGGCCGCTCAGCCCACCGGCCGGAGTCCCCTGCCAGCTCTGGATCTGCCAGCCACCGGGGGCGTTGCTTCCCGTAGGTTCTCCCTCCAGGGTGACGATGCCCGTGTTGGAAAGATCGTGGTATTTCGAGTCGCTCCAGTCGATGTTGATGCCCCTGTGCCCTGCCCAAAAGCGGATCATGGCACCGTGGCTGACCATCGCCACAGACTCGTGCGCGGCGGCCTCCGCCACCACGGCATCGAAGCGTTCCAGCACCTCGAACCCGTTGTCGGCGCCGGGCATGCGCGCCGACAGGTCGCCCTTCAGCCATGACATGAGCGCCCCCAGATACGCCTTGACGGAGTCCGGATCGCCCTTCATTTCAAGGTCTCCGGCGCTGATCTCACGCAGGCCGTCGCGGACCACCGGGGCAAGCTGGCGCTCGGCCGCGAGCGGGCCGGCCGTCAGTGCGGTGCGGGTCAGATTTGAGATGTACAGGGCATCAATATTCTGATCGGCCACGGCACCGGGGACTGCGGCAGCCTGCAATTCGCCCAGCGGCGTCAGGCCCGGCCCGGGAACGGCAGTGTCCAGGAGACTACGAACATTGTTGGGAGTTTGGCCGTGTCTAATCAAAATCAGTCGCATGGTTCCATTCTGTCCTACTTGTCGTCTGGGTAAGTGCCGCAAGCTCCAAAGGACGACGACGGCCCTCACCACTTCC
This genomic interval from Arthrobacter sp. PAMC 25486 contains the following:
- a CDS encoding sensor histidine kinase gives rise to the protein MDAKADAAETPAPFTTVTLWRLKGLSWVWLGTAAVCIALLAVGAPLNMNLYHMALPFALGMAILHSASLGLTAARPVAGTLVSLVPMAVMPLVSQPVGAAPMPFSVVAMITQVFVICVAGLRAHWMVSAGAWLASVVVGVLSNYVTMPGGQSEGAQINVVIFAAVSGGLMVAAVVAQQWQHLRVELAAERSVSAEQQSRRRLAEERTRIARELHDVVAHGMSVVVVQATTASYRHPGLSDELKQEFDDIAANSRRAMTEMRSMLGSLRNTEAGRELGPQPGLADLPQLFASARSAGVQITEPELSDIVNHDIGEVIALTTYRIVQEALSNVIRHAPGATVHTDFVIIGGQLTISVVNSSSAVGAVMAQLDRGQHLGQGLIGMRERATIVGGSVVCVPMSDGGFSVTATLPLSAVNKTSNGRGGS
- a CDS encoding histidine phosphatase family protein translates to MRLILIRHGQTPNNVRSLLDTAVPGPGLTPLGELQAAAVPGAVADQNIDALYISNLTRTALTAGPLAAERQLAPVVRDGLREISAGDLEMKGDPDSVKAYLGALMSWLKGDLSARMPGADNGFEVLERFDAVVAEAAAHESVAMVSHGAMIRFWAGHRGINIDWSDSKYHDLSNTGIVTLEGEPTGSNAPGGWQIQSWQGTPAGGLSGLDADGPTAEADFDGYANS